In the Hymenobacter volaticus genome, one interval contains:
- a CDS encoding CehA/McbA family metallohydrolase — translation MVEFSQSLPQLLGFIGIGVLLSATSCHSTSVVESSSSRHRRVSTAGGVPLPVASLSQGVWLKGDLHVHSRHSKESTNNPIAKIIAFSNRVGMDYLCITDHDNHVEGDVAHHTWADPEFKSDSLLLLYGAEWTTTRGHGNTFAAKPYDHKRLFEVRDQRDVVIGDVKNKLGIHLSANHPSGKDHFGYSYDLLESLEVWNSVLWANNANAIMIWDDMLSSGRKLTGRGGSDAHHGVPDTPEQTTKNSAQAKANYVGTPTTWVFATTRTSQAVVDALTNGRVSISANPYAPRVEFYADLNQDGTMDLMMGDNTKATGKPVTFRIKLTGNAIANEAYSIQVVKNGSPFNTFQASGPTPTAEFTDTPLSSGRTYYRVVVEGPATSYPQVPESSALIGKMVGLSNPIYFNFDPNF, via the coding sequence ATGGTTGAATTTTCCCAAAGCCTGCCCCAGCTACTAGGTTTTATCGGTATTGGTGTGCTGCTGAGTGCTACGAGTTGCCACAGTACTTCGGTGGTAGAGTCTTCGAGTTCTCGCCACCGGCGGGTGTCCACCGCCGGTGGCGTCCCGCTGCCAGTTGCCAGCCTTAGCCAAGGGGTATGGCTCAAAGGGGATCTGCATGTTCATTCCCGGCACAGCAAGGAGTCCACTAACAATCCTATTGCTAAGATCATTGCCTTTTCCAACCGAGTCGGTATGGATTACCTCTGCATAACTGACCATGACAACCATGTCGAGGGCGATGTGGCGCATCATACCTGGGCTGATCCCGAGTTCAAATCAGACTCTTTGCTGTTGCTCTACGGCGCCGAATGGACCACAACCCGCGGGCACGGCAACACCTTCGCTGCCAAACCCTATGATCATAAGCGCTTGTTCGAGGTGCGGGATCAGCGCGACGTGGTAATTGGCGACGTGAAAAACAAGCTTGGCATTCACCTCTCGGCCAATCATCCGAGTGGGAAAGACCACTTCGGCTACTCTTACGACCTGCTGGAGTCGCTGGAGGTATGGAATTCCGTGCTTTGGGCCAACAACGCCAATGCTATCATGATCTGGGATGATATGCTTTCCTCGGGCCGCAAGCTGACCGGTAGAGGCGGGAGCGATGCGCACCATGGCGTGCCGGACACCCCTGAGCAAACCACGAAAAACAGTGCCCAAGCAAAAGCTAACTACGTGGGGACCCCCACCACCTGGGTGTTCGCCACTACGCGGACCTCGCAAGCCGTGGTCGATGCCTTAACGAACGGAAGGGTATCTATCAGTGCAAATCCGTATGCCCCTCGCGTCGAGTTTTATGCCGATCTAAATCAGGATGGCACTATGGATCTGATGATGGGCGACAACACCAAGGCTACGGGCAAGCCCGTCACGTTCCGGATCAAGTTAACTGGAAATGCTATTGCCAATGAAGCCTATTCCATTCAGGTGGTGAAAAATGGCAGTCCGTTCAACACTTTCCAAGCGAGCGGCCCGACCCCTACCGCCGAGTTCACCGATACCCCCTTAAGTTCGGGCCGGACTTACTACCGGGTGGTGGTCGAGGGGCCCGCAACTTCTTACCCTCAGGTTCCTGAGTCGTCGGCGCTGATCGGGAAGATGGTAGGGCTGTCCAACCCGATCTACTTCAACTTCGACCCAAACTTTTGA
- a CDS encoding vanadium-dependent haloperoxidase, whose protein sequence is MSIPPMAVPYSEDSTSSFYAAAHEVYRISKSLTPEQKAIANHWADVGGVGVGVPGPGHLISIVTGVLQSQRAKLGTAAVVYAKTGIANKDAFIIMWRGKFQYNLLRPVTYIQRHVEAGWLPYLVTPPYPEYPSGLAGIYTPVLQVLLREFGDVPVTDNAYAWNGSAPRHYASITAVMEEAAVSRVYGGIHYRFTQEATLALGRQVGNTIADIPLLPK, encoded by the coding sequence GTGTCCATACCTCCCATGGCGGTACCTTATTCCGAAGACTCAACCTCGTCGTTTTACGCGGCCGCCCACGAAGTGTATAGAATATCAAAATCCTTGACTCCGGAGCAGAAAGCAATTGCCAACCATTGGGCAGATGTGGGCGGAGTAGGCGTTGGGGTGCCCGGGCCTGGGCACCTCATCTCGATTGTTACCGGCGTGCTGCAAAGCCAGCGCGCCAAGCTTGGCACCGCAGCGGTTGTCTATGCCAAAACCGGGATTGCCAACAAGGATGCCTTTATTATCATGTGGCGGGGCAAATTTCAGTACAACCTGCTGCGGCCAGTTACCTACATCCAGCGACACGTAGAGGCTGGGTGGCTACCCTATTTAGTGACGCCTCCTTATCCCGAATACCCCTCGGGCCTAGCGGGCATCTACACGCCGGTGCTGCAAGTGTTGCTACGGGAGTTTGGCGACGTTCCCGTCACGGACAACGCCTACGCCTGGAATGGGTCGGCACCCCGGCACTACGCCTCAATCACAGCCGTAATGGAAGAAGCGGCAGTTTCCCGCGTCTACGGTGGCATTCACTACCGCTTCACCCAGGAGGCAACCCTGGCCCTCGGCCGGCAAGTAGGCAACACTATTGCTGACATTCCGCTGCTGCCCAAGTAA
- the map gene encoding type I methionyl aminopeptidase — translation MSITSHVDLAGLQRISEAVGTTLKQMREYAQPGMTTQEVDEYGGRLLAALGAKSAPRLTYGFPGWTCISVNNEVAHGIPSASKVLHEGDLINIDVSAELDGYWADNGGSFVLGTDIHQHQPLVDASRQILRTALSRIRGGVRIADIGGLIEGEARKAGYRVIKNLVGHGIGRSLHEEPKEIPCYYDRYNLKRFKKNSVVAVETFISTRATIAHQLSDGWTLATKDGSFVAQHEHTIVITDGKPIILTEANSIWE, via the coding sequence ATGTCCATCACCTCTCACGTAGACTTAGCCGGCCTCCAACGCATTAGCGAAGCCGTTGGCACTACCCTCAAGCAAATGCGCGAGTATGCCCAACCGGGGATGACCACGCAAGAGGTGGACGAGTATGGTGGTCGTCTTCTGGCGGCCTTGGGGGCTAAGTCGGCCCCGCGGCTGACTTATGGTTTTCCTGGCTGGACGTGCATCAGCGTCAACAACGAAGTGGCGCACGGCATTCCGTCGGCTAGCAAGGTGCTGCACGAAGGCGACTTAATCAACATCGACGTATCGGCGGAGCTGGACGGCTACTGGGCTGATAACGGCGGCTCTTTCGTGCTCGGCACCGATATTCACCAGCACCAGCCGCTGGTCGATGCCTCCCGGCAAATCTTGCGCACGGCCCTGAGCCGCATTCGTGGTGGTGTTCGCATTGCCGATATCGGCGGGCTGATTGAGGGCGAAGCGCGAAAAGCGGGGTATCGGGTGATCAAGAACCTGGTAGGACACGGCATCGGTCGGAGCCTGCACGAGGAGCCCAAGGAAATCCCCTGCTACTACGACCGCTACAACCTGAAGCGCTTCAAGAAAAATTCGGTGGTAGCAGTGGAAACGTTTATTTCTACCCGCGCCACAATAGCCCATCAGCTCAGCGACGGGTGGACGCTGGCTACCAAAGACGGCAGCTTCGTGGCTCAGCACGAGCATACCATTGTCATTACGGATGGCAAGCCTATTATTCTAACGGAGGCGAACAGCATTTGGGAGTAA